CTTCCACGCCGCCCATGCCCGGCATCGACAGGTCCATGACCACAATGTCGGGTTCGCAGGCCGCCACCAGCATCACCGCCTCCTCTCCGCTCGCCGCTTCGGCAACTACCTCGACTCCGAGCTCATCGAAGAGGGCCCGCAACCCGTCCCGGTAGACCGGATGGTCGTCACACAGCAGGACTCTCATACGCGTGCCAATCTCAATCCGGAACAGGGATCCGGGCGCGGACGGCGGTGCCCGCGCTGCTGCTGGTGATGGACAGTTCTCCGTTCAGCTCAGCGACGCGCTGGTGCATCGAGGCGAGCCCGACGCCGGCGCTGGGCTGGGTGGGATCGAACCCGGTACCGTCGTCGACGACGTCCAGATGCAAGGCGTCCCGGTCCACCGTCAATCGGATATCCACGGCGGAGGCGCCGGCATGCCGTACCGCGTTGCCCGCCGCCTCCGCTGCAAGACGATAGACCGCCACCTCGACCGCTGCCGGCAGAGATGCCGCCGCCATCGCCGTCACCCTCACGCTGGTTAGTCCCGAGAGCCGGAAAGCGAGTTCGTTGAGGGCACCTGCCAGCCCGAGGGTGTCGACGGCGACAGGGTGCAGGTCGCGGGAGATCCGGCGAAGAGCGGTGACGGCTTCGCTGCCGGCGGTGCGTGCCTTGTCCAGGGACTCGCGGGCGTGCTCCGGTGAACGGTCCAGGGCCAGGCCGGCGACGTCTGTCTGGGCGATCACCGCAGCGAGCAGGGGTCCTACCTCATCGTGCAGATCACGGCGCACGCGCCGTCGTTCCTCCTCCCGGGCCACCGCCAGCTCGGCGCGGGAACGCCGGACGTCCGCCGCGAGCCTGGCCGAGCTGAGCACCGCGGCGATCGACGGTGAAACCGCGTCTATTTCTTCAGCGGCGTCTCCGGCCAGCTTCGGCGTGAAGAGGAACCCCTCTAGCCGGCCCAGATGAAGGAGCGTCACCCGGTGGTGGCCCGGATCGCCGACGGAGGCCACGACGTTTTCGCCGACCTTGATGGCGAGGCCCGAGACGCCAAGGTCGCGGGCGACTTCAGCGAGCGTCGTGTTCAGGGCGCTCGACGGATCGGCGGCGCCGTCGAGCTGGGGGCCCACCGAGCGGAGGGTGCGCGAGCCCGTGCCGATCGTGGTCAGGGACAGCGCGATCGGCAGGAGGGGGAGGGTTAGTACCTGAATCAGGGGCGACCATTCATTCGCGGCTGCTCCCACTGCGATTCCTGCCAGGCCCGCGATGGCTGCGATCAGTACCGGCAACGCCTGCCGGCGTCGGGCGGGACTCGTCAGCTGCAGCGCCAGGAACGCTGCCGCGGCGAAGGCGGTGCATGCGGTGAGCAGGACGCCTGTCAGGGACAGGGCAGGAGAAAAAGGAAGCTCGAGGGGGTTGGGATACTCGACGCCTTCCTCCACTGTGACCGTTGGCAGTGTTGCGAATCCGAGTGCCATCACCGCGGTGCTGAGGACGGCGGCAAGCTTAAGCCGGGAGGAACTCCGCCAGCGCGCAGCCCTCAGCACGCCCAGCGTGTAGGACAAACCGACGGCGCTGCCCCAGGCCCAGGTGCATATCCAACCCGCGGTGACGGACAGGGGCGAGCCCGCCACCGCCAAACCACCCGTCGCGGCCGCCACACTCCAAGCTGCCGCGATGGTCAGGACAGCCCCGGCCGGGCGGCCGCGGACCGTCCAGATGGCCGCAAGCACCGTCCATGACAGAGCCGCCACCGTGTCCTGCACCAGGTTTGACGTGAGTGCCCGCTCAGGACCCACGACGACGACTGCTCCGGCTGCGCCCACGGTCAAAAGGATGCAGACCGTGGGCCCTGTCAGGGCGCGAAGGCGGCGGGCGGTTGGCTGGTTCATAACGCCTCGTTGGGGACGTTCGTTTAGGCATCAGTGTGAACGCTTGCCGGTTGCGGAGCAAGGGAAAACACTTTGTAGACCGCAAGCGCGATCAGGGCGGCGACGAGTGGTATCTGGGTGAGTGCGACGACGGGACCTTGGCCGGCGGTGAGGAACCCTAGAACAACTCCGGCGAGCAACAGCAGGGGCATCCACCGGGGAGCTGACTTGGCGATCAGCAGGCCGATGCCCATGACGCTGAGTCCGATGCCGAACAGCGGAACCGACCAGTACGAGACCGCCAAACCCGCCGGGCCGTCTTCCAGGTGCAGGAGGGTTTGCATGGAGGCCCCGTGGTCGAGCCCCGGGGCCGTTGCTCCCCAGGCGGCGTAGCCCTGGACCGCCTGGCTGACGGCGTTGAAGAAGGTGCCCACAGCGGCGATGGCCGCGCCCGCGCGCGTGACAGTTCCGCCCAGTCCGGCCACCAGCCAGAACAGGGGAAGCAGCAGGTAGGCGCCGGCGGTCGTGAGGAGGCGGGAGAGGATGAGCTGATCGCGGTATTCCAGCATCAGGGGAAAGGCCGTGGCAGGGTCACGGCCCAGATTCGGCAGGAGCGCCTGACCGGTAACAAAGAGGATTGGAGCGGCGAGGGCCGCGGCGAGCAGAAGGATACGTGTTGGTGTCATGTGCTGATGCTGGCCCGGGCCGTTCCCGGGCGGACAGAGGCGCAGGTCCCGGTTTGTCACCGTGCTTCGATATCACTGTCCGTGCGCCGGTTTCCGCACCAGGGGCAGGATGCAGCATGACGGGTTCCTAGCATGAAGTTCCGTCACCGCCTTGTCGATGAAAGCGGTGTCAGCGGGGTTGCTGCCGCCGCCGGCGAAATGCCCCCAGATGCCGGGAAGGACGCGCACTTCGGCCCGTCATTTAGGCGCCGGCAGGACTCTGGCCCATCCGCCTTTGGGCGACTAGCCAGGTTATCGCCCAATATGCGGCTGGTGTCAGCGCCAGCAGCGAAACGGCAGCCAGGGGAATGGCGGCACTTGCTGTCCACGTAAAGAGCGGAACTAGCAGCGACAACGTGAGAGTAAACATTCCAATGACTGCAAGATATTTTGAAGAGTTTTCCGCTCTCATAAGATCAGCAACCGCGAACGTGCCCGCGCATAAGGATGCAAGCGCCGCAAAAACGGACAGCGGGATTAAGCCGTTTGCGCCAACGAAGACGGAACCGATCGAGAAAAGTGCAGCCACCAGGATGGTGGTCCCAGTTGAAAGTCCCAGAAATTTGTGACGGCTCATGGGTGACGCCTCCTTCCTTACTGCGATTGCAGTTCTTCGCGCTTTTTCGCAAGCTCGCAGATTTCATTCCATTCGGAGGCAGCAACGCTAACAAGGATCAAAACTGCGGGCAAAGCGCAAAGTTTCCCGCCTGCGGGCACGGCGCACCAATGAACCGAATCACCGGTTCATCACGGAGAGCTGCAGGTAGGCGCTGACAATCCAGTTGGGTGCACCCGGCTACAGCCTCAGAGTGCGGCCAAGCCGTTGCGTCCGTCGGCATCCAGATAGGCATCATGGGCGGCGGTGATGGAGCGGCGGGCCTGCTCGCCGGCGGCCGCGCTGTCCCCGCTGGCAATGGCACTGAAGAGCAGTCGGTCGCTGGCGGCGGCATCCCGCATGGCAGCCCCGGGGTCACCGGCCGAAGAGATTCGATCATTCATGAGGTCCAGGAGGGCGCCGGAGACGGCCTGGCCGCTGGCCTGCAGCAGCTGGTTGTGGCTGGCCTCCCAGACGACGGCGTGAAACTCCAGATCCGCTGCATTGAACAGGTCCATGCTGCCTGCCGCGGATTCCATGCGTTCCACCGCACCGTGCATCGCGGCAAGCTGCTCCGGCGTGTGCAGCGCGGCTGCCAGCCGGCAGGCGGAGCTTTCCAGGATGATGCGGAACTGGACGAGGTCCGAGAGGGACAGGGACGCGATCCGAGCCAGCGTGGTGAAGGACTGCTGAAGTGCCTGTCCGGTGAAGGGAAGCACCTCCGGTCCGGAGCGTCCGCCGGGACGGGAGGCGATGAGCCCCCGGCTCTGCAGCACCCGAAGCGCTTCACGCACCGTGGGGCGGCTGACCGAGAACTGGACCATCAGCTCGCGTTCGCTGGGCAGATGCTGTCCGGGCTGAACCTCGCCGGAAATGATGACCGCTTCGATCTGTTCCACCACGCGTTCGTAGGTCAGGACGGGGACTGCGGGGGAGAAACTGATTTTGCTCATGCGGCCCTTCACAATCGAAGTTTTTTCGAATGTACCGGGCCGCATCGGCCAGCGATATACCTCCGTCCAAAACTTTCACTGGTAAGACCAGATAAATAGGTAGACAGGCTGGCACTCCATGAGGTTGTCTGGTTCAAATTGTTGGACTTGCCGGAGGATGGAGATCCCCAATGAATCGTGCACCTTCCCGGGCAGCTGCGGTCGCACTGCTGGCTGCATCGGCGCTCTTCCTGTCATCCTGCTCTGCGGGTTCGTCCGGGGAGGAGCCGGCCGAGTCCGCTGAGCAGCGGTCCGGGATCACGGTGGCCCTCACCGGAGAGCCCACCAACCTTGACTTCACCACCACCGCCGGCGCCGCCATTCCCCAGGCGCTGATGACCAACGTGTATGAAGGCCTGGTGGAAATTGACCAGGACGGTGCCATCCAGCCGCTGCTTGCCGAGTCCTGGGACATCAGCGAGGACCGCCGCACCTACACGTTCACGCTGCAGCCGGACGTCACCTTCTCCAACGGTGAGCCGTTTACCGCCGACGACGTGAAGTTCAGCCTCGACCGCGTCAACTCCGGGGCATGGGTTTCGAGCCTGAAGAACAAGATGGCCATTGTGGAGGCGGTCAACGTCCTGGGTGACACCGAAGTGGAGATTGTGCTGAGCCGTCCAAGCAACGCCTGGTTGTTTGACCTCGGCACACCGGTGGGAGCCATGTTCGATGAAAGCGGCGTGGATGATCTGGCGAACACCGCCATCGGCACCGGACCGTTCACCATCGAGGCCTGGAACCGCGGGCAGTCCATCGAGATGAAGGCTCGCAACGACTATTGGGGCGAGGCGCCCAAGGTGGATACCGCCACGCTGCGCTACTTCGCGGACGCAACGGCCACCACCAACGCGCTGCGATCCGGAGATGTGGACGTGGTCTACAACATGCAGGCACCCGAGCTGCTCTCCACCTTTGAAAGCGACGACGCCTACCAGGTTCTGGACGGCACCTCCAACGGCGAAATCATCCTGTCCATGAACAACAAACAGGCACCCTTTGACGATGTCCGCGTGCGCCAGGCGGTCATGCACGCCATCGACCGGCAGGCCGTGCTGGACACCGCGTGGAGCGGCTACGGCACCGTGGTGGGGGCGGCCGTACCGCCCACCGACCCGTATTACGAGGACCTGACCGACGTCAACGCCTATGACCCGGACAAGGCCCGCGACCTGCTCGCCGAAGCCGGAGCCGAGGACCTGAACATCACCTTCAGCGTTCCCACCCGCCCCTACGCCACAGCCGTGTCCGAAATTGTGGTCTCCCAGCTGGCGGAGGTGGGCATCAACGCCACCATCGAATCCGCCGAGTTCCCCGCCGTCTGGCTGGACAAGGTCTTCACGCAGCATGACTACGACATGTCAGTGGTCCTTGCCGTGGAAAGCCGGGATTTCCTGACCATGTTCAACAACCCGGACTATTACCTGGGCTATGACAACTCCAAGATCGCAGAAACGGCCGCCACAGCGGACGCCGCCGACGAAGCCGGCTACGTCGACGGCATGAAGGACGTGGTCCGCACGGTGACCGAAGACGCAGCCGCCGGAGTCCTCTTCCTGTTCCCGAACATTGTGGTGGCCGATGCCGATGTCACCAACGTCCCCGCCAACTCCGTCACCGAGGCACTGGACCTGACCGGAATCGGCTGGAGCTGAAACCGGCGCGAGAGCATCCTGCGGCGCCGACGGCACGGACTGAAAAGAGGCACGCATTGGGCATCAGGCTGCTGATCAACGCGGCACGGTTTGCCGTCACCTTCCTGGTGGCCACGGTGGCGGTCTTCATCTTCATGCGTGCAGTCCCCGGAGACCCGGCGCAGATTGCGCTGGGCGTCAACGCCACACCGGAGCTGCTCGAGCAAACCCGGGCGGAGTTCGGCACTGACCGGCCCCTGCCGGTGCAGTACTTTGACTGGACGCTGGGCCTGTTCCGCGGAGATTTCGGCACCAGCTACGTCACCCGCCAGGACATCACGCCGCTGATTCTGGACCGGGTGCAGGTCAGCCTGATCCTGGTGGGCCTGGCCATGGCGGTTGCCCTGCTGATCGCCGTGCCTCTGGGCACCCTGATGGCCGTGAACCACCGCCGGATCAGCGGCATCCTGCTCAGCGGGCTGAGCCAGGTGGGCGTGGCGGTACCCGGGTTCCTGGCGGCCATCCTCCTTGTGGTGGTGTTCGCCGTCGGGCTGGGCTGGTTCCCGGCCAACGGCTGGACGCCGCCGGGGGAGGACTTCGCCGATTTCCTTCGCCGGGTGTTCCTGCCCGTGCTGGCCCTGGCCTCCGTCCAGGGCGCCATCCTGACCCGGTACGTGCGGTCCGCGGTCCTGGAGATCATGAGCGAGGACTATCTGCGCACTGCCCGCGCCAAAGGGCTGGGGCGGACCGAAGCACTGGTGAAGCACGGCCTGCGCAACGCCGCCATTCCGGTGCTTACGGTCACCGGGGTGCAGCTGGCCGCGCTGATCATCGGCGCCGTGGTCATTGAGCGCGTCTTCGTCATCCCCGGGCTGGGCTCCCTGCTCCTGGACGCGGTGGGCAACCGGGACCTGCTGACCGTGCAGTCCGTGGTCATGGTGCTGGTGGCCATCACCCTCACCATCAACCTGCTGGTGGATGTCCTGTACACCGTGCTGGATCCCCGAATCCGGAAGAAGGCCTGATGAGCGATCTCACCCCGGCTGCCCTCACCGGAGCCGCTCCGGTCCCCGTCGGGCGTCCCGGCCGCGGCAAACCGTCGCCCACCCTGCTGATCGGCGCGGCACTGGTGGCCGTCGTCGTCGCGGCCGCTCTCCTCTCCTTTTTCTGGACACCGTACGATCCGGTCCGGGCCGTACCCGAGGACCGGCTGCTCGGCTCCAGCGCGGAGCACCTGATGGGAACCGACCGCTACGGCAGGGACGTGTTTTCGGCAATCCTCTACGGCGCCCGCATCACCCTGCTGGTGGGCCTGATCTCCGTCGGCATTGCCCTTCTCATCGGAACGCCGCTGGGCATCCTTGCCGGAATGCGCGGCGGTGCGGCCGAGGAGATCAGCATGCGCGCCGCAGACATCCTGATGGCGTTTCCTGCCCTGCTGGTTGCCATCATGTTCGGCGCGGTGTTTGGGGCGGGGACGACGACGGCGATGGTCGCCATTGGCATCGGCTCAATCCCGGGCTTCGCACGGGTGGCGCGCAGCGGAACCCTGCAGGTGATGAGCACCGAATATGTCATGTCCGCGCGCGCTTCCAGCCAGAGCGCACTGCGCATTGCCCGCCGGCATGTGCTCCCGAACATTGCGGGGGTGCTGGTGGTCCAGTGCTCCGTCACGTTTGCGCTGGCCGTCCTGGCGGAAGCGGCACTGTCCTTCCTGGGACTCGGTACGCCGCCGCCAATTCCCTCCTGGGGCCGGATGCTGCAGGAATCCCAGCAGTTCCTGGGCACCTTTCCGGCGCTCGCCATTTGGCCCGGAGCCGCCATCGCCCTGGCGGTCCTGGGCTTCAACCTGCTGGGTGACGGGCTACGCGACCGGTTTGACCCCAAGCTGAACGGGGAGGCTCCCCGATGAGCGAGCGGCTGCTGGAGGTGAAGGACATTCGGGTGTCCGCCGGCGAGCACACCCTGGTGGACAGCTTCAACCTGGAGCTGGGCAAAGGTGAACGGGTAGGGCTGATCGGTGAGTCCGGGTCCGGCAAGTCCATGACTGCCACGGCACTGATGGGACTGTTGCCGGAGGGGGTCTCCGCCACCGGCTCCATCCGGCTGGCCGGAACCGACCATGACCTGGTGGGGGCCCGGGACAGCCAGATGCAGCGGATCCGCGGCAACGCGATGACCATGGTGTTCCAGGAACCCATGAGCGCCCTCAACCCGCTCATGAAGGTGGGGCCGCAGGTGGCCGAGGTGATGCTCAAACACCGCACGGTGCCCAACCGGCGGGCGGCTGCTGCGAAAGCCGTGGAGATGCTGGCCTCGGTGCGGCTGCCCGATCCCGCGGAAGCCGCCCGGGCCTATCCGCATCAGCTCTCCGGCGGACAGCGGCAGCGCGCCATGCTGGCCATGGCGCTGGCCAACGATCCGGCGGTCCTGCTCTGTGACGAGCCCACCACGGCCCTGGACGTGACCGTGCAGCGCCAGGTCCTGGACCTCATCCTGGAATCCGTGAGCCGGCGCGACACCGGACTGCTGTTCATCACCCACGACCTGTCAGTGGTGGCCAGCGTCTGTGACCGCGTCCTGGTCATGAACAAGGGCCGCGTGGTGGAAGAGGGAACCACCGAACAGGTGCTGACCCGGCCCGCCCACGCCTACACCCGGGGGCTGTTGGCGGCCTCGGACCTGGAGGCTACGGACAGTGACGGCCGGTTGTTCACGGTGGCCTCGGCCGACGCCTATGTACCGCCGAAGATCGCATCCCCGCCCGCCGAAGGGACGACGGCGGTCTCCCGGCCTGTCCTGCCTGACCGGCTTAACTCGCCTGCCGTGGACGCCCTGCCTGACCGCGGAGGGAACGACGGCGCCGCCGAGCCGCTGATCAGCGTGCGGGACCTGGTGCGCACCTACCGGCGCGGCCGCACCTCGCTCTTTGGTGCGCCCGCCGAGGTGCAGGCACTGCGGGGCATCTCGTTTGAGGTGGCTGCAGGGCAGCGGTTCGGCGTGGTGGGAGAGTCCGGGTCCGGCAAGTCCACGCTGCTGCGCATCCTGGCCGGACTGGACCGGCCCACCTCCGGCAGCGTCAAAGTTGCCGGAAACGAGGTGGCCGGGGCACGGGAAAACGAACTGCGCCAGCTGCGCCGCGAGCTTCAGATTGTTTTTCAGGACCCCATGGGATCGCTGGATCCGCGGATGCGGGTGCGTGACATCATCACGGAACCGCTGCTGCTGCCGGGGGAAACGGCGCGCCGCGGCAGGCATGCTGAACGCGCGGCCGAAATGCTCCGGGCCGTTGACCTTCCGCCCGAAGCAGCGGACCGCTTTCCGCACCAGTTCTCCGGCGGACAGCGGCAGCGCATTTCCATTGCCAGGGCCCTGATCGGAGAACCGCGCATCCTGGTGGCCGACGAACCGGTGAGCGCCCTGGACGTTTCAGTGCGCGCACAGGTGCTGAACCTGCTCTCGGATCTGGTGGACCGGTACAACCTGACCCTGGTGTTCGTGTCCCATGACCTCGCCGTCGTACGGCATCTTTGCGACAACGTGGTGGTGATGAACCATGGGCTCATTGTGGAAAGCGGCCCGACGGAGCAGATTTACGAGGACCCGCAGCACGAGTACACCCGGACGCTGGTGGCGTCCTCGATGTCGCTGCGGACGGAACTCGCCGGGCGGGCGATGGACAGCCGGGAAGAATTGACCAGTCAGGGAGAGGGAAAATGACGGAGACGGCCAATCAATCACCGCAGCAGGAGGGCACCCCGCGCAGCCGGGGCCTCCACGACCTCTCCGCCGCCGAGCTCAGCAGCGCATATGCCGCCGGAACCCTGACCCCGGTGGAGGTGGCAGAAGCGGTCATCGAACGGATCCGGGAGCGGGAACCGGAGCTGAACGCGTTCTACCGGTTTGATCCGCAGGACGTTCTGCGCCAGGCGCAGGACAGCGCCGAACGGTGGCGGACGGGATCCTCCCGCAGCGCATACGACGGCGTGCCCTGCAGTATTAAGGAGAACATTTCCCGGGCCGGCATCCCCAAGCCGTCGGGAACGGCCCTGCCCGATCCGCCGGTGCCGGCCGGGAATGCGCCCGTCACGGACCGGCTGCTGGAAGCGGGGGTGGTGGTTCTCGGCTCCACCACCATGCCGGACTGGGGCATGCTCTCCTCCGGAGTGTCCAGCCTGCACGGGGTCTCGCGCAGCGCCTGGAATCCGGCCTGGACCACGGGAGGCTCCAGTGCCGGAGCCGGCAGTGCGGCGGCCGCCGGATACGGGCCGCTGCATGTGGGAACCGACATCGGCGGATCCATCCGGCTGCCCGGAACCTGGCAGGGACTGGCCACGCTGAAGCCCAGCGCCGGGCTGGTCCCGCTCGACGCTCCGTACACCGGCCGGGCAGCAGGCCCGCTGGCCCGCACGGTGGCGGACGCCGCCGTCCTGATGGAGCTGGTGGCACGGCCTGACCCCCGGGACTACACCACCAGGCCGTTTCCACCCCAGCAGTGGAGCGCCGAACCGGCAGACCCGGCGCCGCTGCGCATTGCCCTGCAGCTGGACGCCGGCTGCGGAGAGGCACCCGACGCCGAGGTGCTGGCGGCGGTGCAGGCTGCCGCCGCCCTGTTTGAGCAGGCCGGAGCCGTGGTTGAAATCCTGGCTCCCTTCATCGACGAGGACATGCTGCACGGGCTCGACGAATTCTGGCGGACCCGGTCCTACGCGGATCTGGAGGAACTGGAACCCGCGCACCGGGAGCTGGTCCTGGATTACATCGTCCGCTGGTGCTCCCGCGGCGCCGACGTCTCGGGCAGCCAGACCATCCGGAATTTCCACAGCATCGGACGGATGCAGCAGGCGACGGTGCTCGCCGTCGCACCTTACGACGTCGTCCTCTCACCGGTGGCACCCATGGCGGCGTTCCCCGCTGAACAGCCCATGCCCCTGCCTGACCCCGAGCGGACCATGGGCCACATCGGATTCACCGTGCCGTACAACATGTCCGGCCATCCCGCT
This genomic interval from Arthrobacter sunyaminii contains the following:
- a CDS encoding dipeptide ABC transporter ATP-binding protein, with the translated sequence MSERLLEVKDIRVSAGEHTLVDSFNLELGKGERVGLIGESGSGKSMTATALMGLLPEGVSATGSIRLAGTDHDLVGARDSQMQRIRGNAMTMVFQEPMSALNPLMKVGPQVAEVMLKHRTVPNRRAAAAKAVEMLASVRLPDPAEAARAYPHQLSGGQRQRAMLAMALANDPAVLLCDEPTTALDVTVQRQVLDLILESVSRRDTGLLFITHDLSVVASVCDRVLVMNKGRVVEEGTTEQVLTRPAHAYTRGLLAASDLEATDSDGRLFTVASADAYVPPKIASPPAEGTTAVSRPVLPDRLNSPAVDALPDRGGNDGAAEPLISVRDLVRTYRRGRTSLFGAPAEVQALRGISFEVAAGQRFGVVGESGSGKSTLLRILAGLDRPTSGSVKVAGNEVAGARENELRQLRRELQIVFQDPMGSLDPRMRVRDIITEPLLLPGETARRGRHAERAAEMLRAVDLPPEAADRFPHQFSGGQRQRISIARALIGEPRILVADEPVSALDVSVRAQVLNLLSDLVDRYNLTLVFVSHDLAVVRHLCDNVVVMNHGLIVESGPTEQIYEDPQHEYTRTLVASSMSLRTELAGRAMDSREELTSQGEGK
- a CDS encoding sensor histidine kinase gives rise to the protein MNQPTARRLRALTGPTVCILLTVGAAGAVVVVGPERALTSNLVQDTVAALSWTVLAAIWTVRGRPAGAVLTIAAAWSVAAATGGLAVAGSPLSVTAGWICTWAWGSAVGLSYTLGVLRAARWRSSSRLKLAAVLSTAVMALGFATLPTVTVEEGVEYPNPLELPFSPALSLTGVLLTACTAFAAAAFLALQLTSPARRRQALPVLIAAIAGLAGIAVGAAANEWSPLIQVLTLPLLPIALSLTTIGTGSRTLRSVGPQLDGAADPSSALNTTLAEVARDLGVSGLAIKVGENVVASVGDPGHHRVTLLHLGRLEGFLFTPKLAGDAAEEIDAVSPSIAAVLSSARLAADVRRSRAELAVAREEERRRVRRDLHDEVGPLLAAVIAQTDVAGLALDRSPEHARESLDKARTAGSEAVTALRRISRDLHPVAVDTLGLAGALNELAFRLSGLTSVRVTAMAAASLPAAVEVAVYRLAAEAAGNAVRHAGASAVDIRLTVDRDALHLDVVDDGTGFDPTQPSAGVGLASMHQRVAELNGELSITSSSAGTAVRARIPVPD
- a CDS encoding ABC transporter permease; amino-acid sequence: MSDLTPAALTGAAPVPVGRPGRGKPSPTLLIGAALVAVVVAAALLSFFWTPYDPVRAVPEDRLLGSSAEHLMGTDRYGRDVFSAILYGARITLLVGLISVGIALLIGTPLGILAGMRGGAAEEISMRAADILMAFPALLVAIMFGAVFGAGTTTAMVAIGIGSIPGFARVARSGTLQVMSTEYVMSARASSQSALRIARRHVLPNIAGVLVVQCSVTFALAVLAEAALSFLGLGTPPPIPSWGRMLQESQQFLGTFPALAIWPGAAIALAVLGFNLLGDGLRDRFDPKLNGEAPR
- a CDS encoding ABC transporter substrate-binding protein — its product is MNRAPSRAAAVALLAASALFLSSCSAGSSGEEPAESAEQRSGITVALTGEPTNLDFTTTAGAAIPQALMTNVYEGLVEIDQDGAIQPLLAESWDISEDRRTYTFTLQPDVTFSNGEPFTADDVKFSLDRVNSGAWVSSLKNKMAIVEAVNVLGDTEVEIVLSRPSNAWLFDLGTPVGAMFDESGVDDLANTAIGTGPFTIEAWNRGQSIEMKARNDYWGEAPKVDTATLRYFADATATTNALRSGDVDVVYNMQAPELLSTFESDDAYQVLDGTSNGEIILSMNNKQAPFDDVRVRQAVMHAIDRQAVLDTAWSGYGTVVGAAVPPTDPYYEDLTDVNAYDPDKARDLLAEAGAEDLNITFSVPTRPYATAVSEIVVSQLAEVGINATIESAEFPAVWLDKVFTQHDYDMSVVLAVESRDFLTMFNNPDYYLGYDNSKIAETAATADAADEAGYVDGMKDVVRTVTEDAAAGVLFLFPNIVVADADVTNVPANSVTEALDLTGIGWS
- a CDS encoding amidase — translated: MTETANQSPQQEGTPRSRGLHDLSAAELSSAYAAGTLTPVEVAEAVIERIREREPELNAFYRFDPQDVLRQAQDSAERWRTGSSRSAYDGVPCSIKENISRAGIPKPSGTALPDPPVPAGNAPVTDRLLEAGVVVLGSTTMPDWGMLSSGVSSLHGVSRSAWNPAWTTGGSSAGAGSAAAAGYGPLHVGTDIGGSIRLPGTWQGLATLKPSAGLVPLDAPYTGRAAGPLARTVADAAVLMELVARPDPRDYTTRPFPPQQWSAEPADPAPLRIALQLDAGCGEAPDAEVLAAVQAAAALFEQAGAVVEILAPFIDEDMLHGLDEFWRTRSYADLEELEPAHRELVLDYIVRWCSRGADVSGSQTIRNFHSIGRMQQATVLAVAPYDVVLSPVAPMAAFPAEQPMPLPDPERTMGHIGFTVPYNMSGHPAATVNCGFTANGRPIGLQLAGAVGNDAELLRVAAWYEAARPVSSTPNWTALA
- a CDS encoding FadR/GntR family transcriptional regulator; the encoded protein is MSKISFSPAVPVLTYERVVEQIEAVIISGEVQPGQHLPSERELMVQFSVSRPTVREALRVLQSRGLIASRPGGRSGPEVLPFTGQALQQSFTTLARIASLSLSDLVQFRIILESSACRLAAALHTPEQLAAMHGAVERMESAAGSMDLFNAADLEFHAVVWEASHNQLLQASGQAVSGALLDLMNDRISSAGDPGAAMRDAAASDRLLFSAIASGDSAAAGEQARRSITAAHDAYLDADGRNGLAAL
- a CDS encoding ABC transporter permease → MGIRLLINAARFAVTFLVATVAVFIFMRAVPGDPAQIALGVNATPELLEQTRAEFGTDRPLPVQYFDWTLGLFRGDFGTSYVTRQDITPLILDRVQVSLILVGLAMAVALLIAVPLGTLMAVNHRRISGILLSGLSQVGVAVPGFLAAILLVVVFAVGLGWFPANGWTPPGEDFADFLRRVFLPVLALASVQGAILTRYVRSAVLEIMSEDYLRTARAKGLGRTEALVKHGLRNAAIPVLTVTGVQLAALIIGAVVIERVFVIPGLGSLLLDAVGNRDLLTVQSVVMVLVAITLTINLLVDVLYTVLDPRIRKKA